One part of the Vibrio palustris genome encodes these proteins:
- a CDS encoding 5-(carboxyamino)imidazole ribonucleotide synthase: MHVLVLGAGQLARMMSLAGAPLNLTLTAYDVTTCTVVHPLTQVARPQTLEQAIADADVITAEFEHIPHDILEICEQSGKFFPTSLAIKAGGDRRIEKTLLDGAGVRNAAYAIINTRADFDQAIETVGIPMVLKSALGGYDGKGQWRLKDRAQAGAIWTEMQACLNDSKQQAIVAEQFVPFQREVSLVGARNHQGDIETYPLAENIHIGGVLSLSTAIDAPQLQTQAETMFAAVADSLDYVGVLALEFFDIDGDLLVNEIAPRVHNSGHWTQQGAEICQFENHLRAVCGLPLGSTKLVRETAMINILGEDSLPPEIMAMEGCHIHWYGKSQRPGRKMGHINLTADYPGQLQRKLCEIAKYLDKAAFPAVHQIAHDIQD, from the coding sequence ATGCATGTATTGGTTTTAGGTGCGGGTCAACTGGCTCGCATGATGTCTCTGGCTGGTGCGCCACTTAACCTTACATTGACCGCCTACGATGTCACGACATGTACTGTGGTTCACCCACTTACGCAAGTTGCTAGACCGCAGACGCTCGAACAAGCCATTGCAGATGCAGATGTCATTACCGCTGAGTTTGAGCATATTCCCCATGATATTCTGGAAATTTGTGAGCAAAGCGGCAAATTTTTCCCAACATCACTCGCGATAAAAGCCGGTGGCGATCGCCGCATCGAAAAAACACTACTTGATGGGGCCGGAGTAAGAAACGCAGCTTATGCCATTATTAATACTCGTGCAGATTTTGATCAAGCAATAGAAACTGTGGGGATCCCCATGGTGCTGAAAAGCGCACTTGGCGGTTATGATGGTAAAGGTCAATGGCGCTTAAAAGACCGAGCACAAGCCGGTGCTATTTGGACGGAGATGCAAGCGTGCCTGAATGACTCGAAACAACAAGCCATTGTCGCCGAACAGTTTGTGCCATTTCAGCGTGAAGTTTCTTTGGTGGGAGCTCGCAATCATCAAGGGGATATTGAAACTTACCCATTAGCAGAAAATATCCATATTGGTGGTGTTCTGAGTTTATCCACGGCCATTGATGCACCTCAATTGCAAACTCAAGCAGAAACCATGTTTGCCGCGGTAGCCGATAGTTTAGATTATGTGGGTGTGCTTGCTCTGGAGTTTTTTGATATTGATGGCGATCTACTGGTTAATGAGATTGCGCCACGTGTGCATAACTCTGGTCACTGGACTCAGCAAGGGGCTGAAATCTGTCAATTTGAAAATCATCTTCGTGCTGTTTGCGGCTTGCCTTTAGGCAGCACCAAGCTTGTTCGCGAAACGGCGATGATTAATATTCTTGGCGAAGATTCGTTACCGCCTGAGATTATGGCGATGGAAGGGTGTCACATTCATTGGTATGGAAAAAGCCAACGCCCGGGACGCAAGATGGGTCACATTAATTTAACCGCAGATTACCCAGGACAATTGCAGCGTAAACTGTGTGAAATTGCTAAGTACTTAGATAAAGCGGCCTTTCCTGCCGTGCACCAAATCGCGCACGACATACAAGACTGA
- the dprA gene encoding DNA-processing protein DprA, translating into MQEEVLTAWLTLSFVPRLGPKRLARLLSIDSPDNLLRYSAAQWLAIGLKPDQVRFITQHAPRQVEACLAWQSAASNRHIITPLHSDYPALLKPISAAPSVLFVEGHRQSLAHPQLAMVGSRNASIDGQKAAYQFAKELSEHRITVTSGLALGIDGHAHDGALAGGGNTIAVLGSGLAQIYPARHRRLAARIVESGALVSEFAPHTPPKAAHFPRRNRIISGLSLGVLVVEAAIKSGSLITARYATEQDRDVFVLPGSIYQANHGGSNDLIRQGASLVQTVPQILEELNTFVNWSLNEQETRQPGLFSSPESEEQLPFPELLANVGEEATPVDILASRTNIPVHEVMTQLLELELSGHVVAVSGGYIRKGRG; encoded by the coding sequence TTGCAAGAAGAAGTACTAACGGCTTGGTTAACACTAAGCTTTGTCCCACGTTTGGGCCCTAAACGTTTAGCCCGTTTATTGAGTATTGATTCCCCTGATAACTTGCTACGCTATTCTGCGGCGCAGTGGTTGGCAATAGGCTTAAAACCGGATCAAGTTCGCTTCATTACACAGCATGCTCCTCGACAAGTTGAAGCATGCTTGGCATGGCAGTCTGCAGCTTCTAACCGACATATCATTACCCCTTTGCATAGTGATTACCCTGCATTACTTAAACCGATTTCGGCAGCGCCAAGCGTGTTGTTCGTTGAAGGACACAGGCAGAGTCTCGCTCACCCGCAGTTAGCGATGGTCGGCAGTCGTAATGCGTCTATCGATGGGCAAAAGGCCGCGTATCAATTTGCTAAAGAATTATCGGAACATCGTATTACCGTGACCAGTGGTTTAGCGTTAGGAATTGATGGCCATGCTCATGATGGGGCGTTAGCTGGTGGCGGTAATACAATTGCGGTATTAGGGAGTGGCTTAGCGCAAATATATCCTGCACGTCATCGCCGTTTGGCGGCACGTATTGTCGAATCTGGAGCATTAGTGTCTGAGTTTGCGCCACATACCCCACCTAAGGCGGCGCATTTTCCACGCCGTAATCGTATTATCAGTGGTTTATCATTGGGTGTGTTAGTGGTTGAAGCGGCCATAAAAAGCGGTTCGTTGATTACCGCTCGTTATGCCACAGAGCAAGACCGAGATGTCTTTGTTTTACCTGGCTCGATTTATCAAGCTAATCATGGTGGTAGTAATGATCTTATTCGCCAAGGTGCGAGCTTAGTGCAAACCGTTCCGCAAATCCTCGAAGAACTGAATACTTTTGTGAACTGGTCGCTGAATGAGCAAGAAACACGACAGCCGGGACTTTTTTCCTCACCGGAGAGCGAAGAACAATTGCCATTTCCCGAGCTCTTAGCTAACGTAGGGGAAGAAGCCACCCCGGTTGATATTCTTGCAAGCAGGACCAATATACCTGTGCATGAAGTCATGACGCAGCTTTTAGAGCTAGAACTCTCTGGGCATGTTGTTGCGGTATCTGGTGGTTATATTCGTAAGGGGAGGGGCTAG
- the fmt gene encoding methionyl-tRNA formyltransferase produces MSQSLRIVFAGTPDFAARHLAALLSSEHEVIAVYTQPDRPAGRGKKLKASPVKEIALEHHIPVYQPENFKSDEAKQELAALDADIMVVVAYGLLLPKAVLDIPKLGCINVHGSLLPRWRGAAPIQRSIWAGDQETGVTIMQMDVGLDTGDMLSVATLPIESTDTSATMYEKLAELGPQALVECLHSIAVGSAQPIKQDDELANYAKKLSKEEARIDWHLEAQAIERCIRAFNPWPMSHFSIEDNAVKVWQARVETTTSDQPAGTILQADKTGIYIATGHQTLVLETLQIPGKRAMAVQDLLNSRAAWFEVGTQLN; encoded by the coding sequence TTGAGCCAATCATTACGTATTGTGTTTGCAGGTACTCCGGATTTCGCCGCCCGTCACTTGGCGGCGTTATTGTCTTCGGAGCACGAAGTTATTGCGGTTTATACTCAGCCTGATCGTCCTGCAGGCCGAGGGAAAAAATTAAAAGCTAGCCCAGTCAAAGAGATTGCTCTAGAGCATCACATCCCGGTATACCAACCAGAAAATTTCAAATCGGATGAAGCCAAACAAGAGTTAGCGGCGTTAGATGCTGATATCATGGTTGTCGTTGCTTATGGGCTACTGCTTCCTAAAGCGGTACTCGATATCCCCAAACTTGGCTGTATTAACGTGCACGGTTCTCTTTTACCTCGTTGGCGTGGCGCAGCTCCGATTCAGCGCTCTATTTGGGCGGGTGACCAAGAAACCGGCGTCACCATTATGCAGATGGATGTGGGATTAGATACTGGCGACATGCTAAGTGTGGCCACACTGCCGATTGAGAGCACAGACACCAGCGCCACCATGTATGAAAAACTGGCAGAGCTTGGACCGCAAGCCTTGGTTGAGTGTCTACATAGCATCGCAGTTGGTAGCGCACAGCCGATTAAGCAAGATGATGAACTCGCCAATTACGCGAAGAAACTCAGCAAAGAAGAAGCTCGCATTGATTGGCATTTAGAAGCACAAGCCATTGAGCGTTGTATTCGTGCGTTCAACCCATGGCCAATGAGCCATTTCTCGATTGAAGATAATGCGGTCAAAGTATGGCAAGCACGCGTTGAGACGACCACAAGTGATCAACCAGCAGGCACCATCCTACAAGCGGATAAAACTGGCATTTACATTGCGACTGGTCACCAGACTTTGGTTCTAGAAACACTGCAAATTCCTGGTAAACGCGCTATGGCGGTACAAGATCTTCTGAATTCCCGCGCGGCTTGGTTTGAAGTCGGCACACAATTGAATTAA
- the purE gene encoding 5-(carboxyamino)imidazole ribonucleotide mutase — MKVGIIMGSKSDWPTMKLAAEMLDKFGVPYETKVVSAHRTPQLLADYATSAKERGINVIIAGAGGAAHLPGMTAAYTSIPVLGVPVKSRALKGMDSLLSIVQMPKGIAVGTLAIGDAGAANAGILAAQIIGTHDEAVMAKVEAFRTEQTNTVLANPNPEEE, encoded by the coding sequence GATTGGCCAACCATGAAACTCGCAGCAGAAATGCTAGATAAGTTTGGTGTGCCGTACGAAACAAAAGTCGTATCTGCGCATCGCACCCCTCAACTTCTTGCAGACTACGCCACCAGTGCGAAAGAACGTGGCATCAATGTGATTATTGCAGGTGCAGGCGGCGCCGCTCATTTACCGGGAATGACCGCGGCCTACACCAGTATTCCCGTTCTCGGCGTTCCTGTTAAATCACGCGCTTTAAAAGGAATGGATTCTCTACTTTCTATCGTGCAGATGCCAAAAGGTATTGCTGTCGGCACGCTGGCAATTGGTGATGCTGGCGCTGCTAATGCCGGTATTCTTGCCGCGCAAATCATTGGCACCCATGATGAAGCTGTCATGGCAAAAGTTGAAGCATTTCGTACCGAGCAAACTAACACGGTTCTAGCTAATCCGAACCCTGAAGAGGAATAA
- a CDS encoding DUF494 family protein, with the protein MMDILMYLFETYIHSDAELQVDQDELEEELVRAGFHKKDIYKALNWLEELAALQQTEGHKALTVSAATSVRIFAPKEMLRLDVECRGFILFLEQIKVLTPETREMVIDRIMGLETNEFGLDDLKWIILMVLFNVPGNENAYTLMEELLYSKEQGILH; encoded by the coding sequence ATGATGGATATCTTGATGTATCTTTTTGAAACCTACATCCATAGTGATGCTGAGTTGCAAGTCGATCAAGATGAGCTCGAAGAAGAGCTTGTGCGAGCAGGTTTTCATAAGAAAGACATCTATAAAGCTCTTAATTGGTTAGAAGAGTTAGCGGCTTTACAGCAAACAGAAGGTCATAAGGCACTGACTGTCAGTGCAGCAACATCGGTACGTATTTTTGCTCCGAAAGAAATGCTGCGGTTAGATGTGGAATGCCGTGGTTTTATCTTGTTCCTTGAACAAATAAAAGTGTTAACACCTGAAACACGAGAAATGGTTATTGACCGTATTATGGGGTTAGAAACCAATGAATTTGGTTTGGATGATTTGAAATGGATCATTCTCATGGTGCTATTTAATGTGCCTGGTAACGAAAACGCTTATACGCTGATGGAAGAACTGCTATACAGCAAAGAGCAAGGCATTCTTCATTAG
- the def gene encoding peptide deformylase has product MSVLNVLTFPDDRLRTVAKPVETVTPEIQKIVDDMIDTMYDEEGIGLAATQVDIHQRIVVIDVSDTRDQPLVLINPEIIEKHGEDGIEEGCLSVPGARALVQRAAGVTLKALNRDGEEYQLEADDLLAICIQHELDHLEGKLFVDYLSPLKRKRIKEKLEKIKRANEKNQN; this is encoded by the coding sequence ATGTCTGTATTAAACGTATTAACATTCCCTGATGACCGCCTACGCACCGTTGCGAAGCCGGTTGAAACAGTGACTCCTGAGATCCAAAAGATTGTCGATGACATGATTGATACCATGTACGACGAAGAAGGTATTGGCCTTGCCGCGACTCAGGTTGATATTCATCAACGCATTGTTGTGATCGACGTATCTGATACTCGTGATCAACCTTTGGTTCTCATTAACCCAGAAATCATCGAAAAACATGGCGAAGATGGCATTGAAGAAGGCTGTCTATCAGTACCCGGCGCTCGTGCACTAGTGCAACGTGCTGCTGGAGTCACGCTGAAAGCACTGAATCGTGATGGTGAAGAATATCAATTAGAAGCGGATGATTTGCTTGCTATTTGTATTCAACATGAGCTTGACCACTTAGAAGGTAAGCTGTTTGTTGATTACTTATCTCCTTTGAAACGTAAACGTATCAAAGAGAAATTAGAAAAAATTAAACGCGCTAACGAAAAGAATCAAAATTAA
- a CDS encoding type I DNA topoisomerase, with amino-acid sequence MSGKIDPKLFSHSGQAASQESCPQCDHELVIRHGKRGPFLGCSQYPECDYIKPLHQNDGHIIKELGVPCSECGHELVLRQGRYGMFIGCSHYPECHHIESLDGDDSGTEPKVELTCPECGDGHLIERKNRFGKMFYACSGYPKCKFAVNLPPIKGTCQACGFGLLVEKKTAAGIKHQCANRQCGHYQTNDGDSLE; translated from the coding sequence ATGAGCGGTAAAATCGATCCCAAACTTTTTTCACACTCAGGACAGGCCGCTTCTCAAGAGTCTTGTCCTCAGTGTGATCATGAATTAGTGATACGACATGGCAAACGAGGCCCATTTTTAGGGTGCAGCCAATATCCAGAGTGTGACTACATTAAACCACTCCATCAAAACGATGGTCATATCATTAAAGAATTGGGCGTACCTTGTTCGGAGTGTGGTCACGAGCTGGTGTTGCGTCAAGGTCGGTACGGTATGTTTATTGGGTGTAGTCATTATCCTGAATGTCATCATATCGAATCACTTGACGGTGATGATTCCGGTACGGAACCAAAAGTAGAGCTGACTTGCCCAGAATGCGGTGATGGACATTTGATTGAGCGTAAAAATCGTTTTGGGAAAATGTTTTATGCGTGTAGCGGTTATCCTAAATGTAAGTTTGCCGTTAATCTTCCTCCTATAAAGGGGACATGCCAAGCATGTGGGTTTGGTTTGCTGGTTGAAAAGAAAACCGCTGCGGGTATTAAGCATCAATGCGCCAATCGTCAATGTGGTCATTATCAGACAAATGATGGTGATTCTTTAGAGTAA